A portion of the Mus pahari chromosome 17, PAHARI_EIJ_v1.1, whole genome shotgun sequence genome contains these proteins:
- the Abra gene encoding actin-binding Rho-activating protein: MAPGEREREAGPAKSALRKIRTATLVINLARGWQQWANENSTRQAQEPAGWLPGATHDLPHTPKEAGPYQHAPKPPSPNPDGDGEGQHSEEATEVSHIKRKEVTRTVVSKAYERGGDVNYLSHRYENDGGVSEAIRPENDIDRILLSHDSPTRRRKCTNLVSELTKGWKVMEQEEPTWKSDSVDTEDSGYGGDMEERSEQDAAPVAPARIKRPLLSQANRYSETLNCKAHRKYSQVDSLKGRWQQWADEHIQSQKLNPFSDEFDYDLAMSTRLHKGDEGYGRPKEGSKTAERAKRAEEHIYREIMELCFVIRTMARHRRDGKIQVTFGELFDRYVRISDKVVGILMRARKHGLVHFEGEMLWQGRDDHVVITLLE, encoded by the exons ATGGCTcctggagaaagggaaagggaggcggGGCCGGCCAAGAGTGCCCTCCGGAAGATCCGCACAGCAACCCTGGTTATCAATTTGGCCCGAGGTTGGCAGCAGTGGGCGAATGAGAACAGTACCAGACAGGCCCAGGAGCCTGCAGGCTGGCTGCCGGGAGCAACTCATGACCTACCTCACACTCCTAAAGAAGCCGGTCCTTACCAGCATGCCCCCAAACCTCCGTCTCCAAATCCAGATGGAGACGGAGAGGGACAACACTCAGAAGAAGCCACCGAGGTCTCCCACATTAAAAGGAAAGAGGTGACCAGAACGGTCGTCAGCAAGGCTTATGAGAGAGGAGGAGATGTGAACTACCTGAGCCACAGGTATGAGAATGATGGTGGCGTGTCTGAAGCTATTCGGCCAGAGAATGACATTGACAGAATCCTTCTTAGTCACGACTCGCCTACACGGAGAAGAAAATGCACCAACCTGGTATCTGAGCTGACCAAAGGCTGGAAAGTGATGGAACAGGAAGAGCCCACGTGGAAGAGTGACAGTGTAGACACAGAGGACAGTGGCTACGGAGGGGATATGGAGGAGAGGTCTGAGCAAGATGCAGCGCCTGTGGCTCCTGCCAGGATCAAACGCCCCTTGCTCTCCCA GGCAAACAGGTACTCAGAGACACTCAACTGTAAGGCCCATCGGAAATACAGCCAAGTGGACAGCTTGAAAGGGAGGTGGCAGCAGTGGGCGGATGAACACATCCAGTCCCAGAAGCTCAATCCCTTCAGTGACGAATTTGACTATGACCTAGCCATGTCCACTCGGCTCCACAAGGGAGACGAGGGCTATGGCCGCCCCAAAGAGGGAAGCAAGACAGCTGAAAGGGCCAAGCGAGCCGAAGAGCACATCTATCGGGAAATTATGGAATTGTGCTTTGTTATCCGCACAATGGCTCGCCACAGACGAGATGGCAAGATCCAGGTTACTTTCGGGGAACTCTTTGATAGGTATGTTCGCATTTCTGATAAAGTGGTGGGCATCCTCATGCGTGCCAGGAAGCACGGACTGGTGCACTTTGAAGGGGAGATGCTATGGCAAGGCCGAGACGACCATGTTGTGATTACTCTCCTTGAGTAA